The Pseudarthrobacter defluvii DNA window GGCCTGGACCAGCATGCCGGCCGTGATGAACCATTTGCGGCCCCACCTGTCGGAGGCGGCACCGGTGACGAGCTGGGCGGCACCCCAGGCGGCGGGGTAGGCGGCCGCCAAGATGCCGATCTGGCTCAGGCTCAGTCCGGCACCGGCGAACAGGACCGGGAAGAGGCCCCAGGCCAGGCCGTCGTTGAGGTTGTTCACCAGGCCGGCCTGGCTGGCCGCGGAGAGCGAGCGGTCCTTGAAACTGGTGAGGGCGAAGACCTGTCCGGTAGTCAGGCTGGCGTGGGCGTTCACGTGGGCGCTGACGTGCTGGTTGGCTTCGGTCCTGGCATGGTGGCGGGTTTCCTTCACCGCAAGGACCGTGAGCCCCAGGCCGAGGGCGATGTATGCCGCGCCCAGCAGGAACGGGGCGGGGCGCAGGCCGAAAGCGGTGGCAAGGTAGCCGGTGGCCAGCGCTGTCACGGCGACGCCCAGGTATCCCGCGGCCTCGTTGAAACCCATGGCCAGGCCCCGCTGCTTGGGGCCCACCAGGTCCATTTTCATGATGACGGCGGTGGACCAGGTGAGGCCCTGGCTGATGCCCAGCAGCACGTTGGCCGCCACGATCCAGCCCCAGGACGGGCCGAAGATGAGCATGAGCGGCACCGGAACTGCTGCGAGCCAGCCAGCCACAAGGACCGGCTTGCGGCCGTACCGGTCGGAGAGTGTGCCGGCGAAGTAGTTCATCGCGGCCTTGGACAGGCCGAAGGCAAGGATGTAGGTCAGCGCGCTGGTGTACTGGTCCAGGTGGAATTCCTGCGAGGCCAGCAGCGGCAGGACCGTGCGCTCCTGGCCCAGCGTGCCGCCCACCAGCACGTTTACGGCCACCAGCAGCATGAACTGCGCCAGGTTCTGCCGCAGGCCCAGCACCGCGCCGGTTTGTCCGGCCTCGTGGCGGGGAAGCGTTCTGCCCTGCATTGGAGAAGCTCCGTCCGTTTGGTGGCAAAAGATGACTGGTGACAAAAGGGTGGCCCGGGCGTGTGGGGGCACGCCCGGGCCGGGTCCGGGGGCGCTGGGGACGCACCGGACCGGAACCCGGGCAGGAGGGGGGTCCTAACCGGGCGGTCTTTGGTGGCTGTGGCTAGGCTGCGGGGACGCTGTTCCGCCAGGAGTTCCAGGCCGCGTAACTGCCGTCGAGCTCCACGACGTCGTACCCTGCGCGGCGCAGGCCGCTGGCTGCCACGGAGTTGCGTACGCCTGACTGGCAGTAGGTCACAATGGTTCCGCCGGCCGGGACCTCATCGAGGTGCCACATCAGGCGGCCGCCGCTGAGCTGGTGGGAGCCAGGGATGTGTCCGGCCTTGTGCTCGGTCTTGTTGCGGACGTCCAGGACCATGGCGGCATCGAAACCGTCCAGTTCCTCGGGCTGGATCAGCTTGGGGGTGAAGGTGGGCAGCCCCTCGATGCTGGTCAGGTAGCCGGCCACGTTGTCAATGCCCACGCGGACCAGGTGGTCCCACATATCCTGCGCCTGCTCCTGGTCCTTGGCCAGGAGCACCAGGGGGTTCTTGTCCGTTTCCGGGTTGACCACCCAGGCGCCGTAGCTGGCTACGGACTTGCCGGCGGGGACATTCAGGGACCGGGCCACGGTGCCTTCGTGGACTTCAGCGTTCGAGCGGGTGTCGATGAAGGTCAGGGTGTCCTCCGCCAGGCCGGCGGCAACGATCCCGGTCGACAGCTCGGGCAGCGGCGTCCGTTCGCCCATGACGGCAGGGCCGACGCGGTTTTCGCGCTTCATGCGGCCGAAGTAGGCGTGGGCGTCGGGCTGGCCATCGAGGAGTTCGTCGATGAAGCCCTGTTCGTCGTTGGCGGCCAGGTAGGGGCCCCACCAGGCGTAGAGGCGTTCGTAGCCCACCGTGGAGGACGGGATGGCACCCAGGGCCTTGCCGCAGGCGCTGCCGGCACCGTGGGCGGGGTGGACCTGGACGTAGTCCGGCAGGGTGAGGAACTTATCCCGCAGGCTGGCGAAGAGCTGCTTGGCGCCTTCGAACCGGGTGTCGATCCCGCCGGCGGCTTCGTCCAGGAGGTCCGGCCGGCCCAGGTCGCCGGAGAAGACGAAGTCTCCGGAGAGCAGGTAGCCGGGCTGGTCGCTGAAGGCGCCGTCGGTGACCAGGAAGGACAGGTGCTCTGGGGTGTGCCCGGGGGTGTGGAGGGCCTTGATGCTGATGTTGCCGATGGTGATGGTATCGCCGTCATAGAGCCGTTCGCCGTCGAATTCGTACTGCCAGTCCGGCCCGCCCTCGCCGGAGACGTAAATCTTCGCGCCGGTGGCGGCGGCCAGTTCGCGGGTGCCGGAGAGGTAGTCGGCGTGGATGTGGGTCTCGGTGACGGCGATGATCTTCATGCCGTTCTTCTCGGCCAGGTCCTGGTAGACGGCGATGTCGCGGCGGCCGTCCACCACAACTGCGGTGCCGTTGGCCTGGCAGCCGATCAGGTAGCTGGCCTGGGCGAGGTCTTCGTCGTAAATGCGCTCGATAAGCATCTGGTGCTCTCCTTCAGTTGAAAGGGGTGATGGTCTCTGGAAACTATTTTAGATACCCCGGGGGGTATAACGCAAGCGGACTGCTGCCCCGGATTTCCGCTGCTGCGGGGGCCTGCCGGTCAGGCGTGCTGGTGGGCGGCCTCGGCGCGGAGCTGGTCCATGTCCAGGTTCTTGACGGCCAGGATGACTTCCTCCAGGCCGGTGGCGTTGAGGGCGCCGGGCTGGGAGAAGACCAGGGTCTTGTCCTTGAAAGCCATCAGGGTGGGGATGGAAGTGATGTTTGCTGCGGCGGCGAGGGCCTGTTCGGCTTCGGTGTCCACCTTGGTGAAAGTGATGTCCGGGTGGCGTTCGGCGGCGGCGCCGTAGGTGGGGGCGAACATGCGGCAGGGACCGCACCAGGCTGCCCAGAAGTCAACGAAGACGATGCCGTTGTCCTCCAGGGCCTGGGCGAAGGATTGCTGGGTGATGTCGATGGTTGCCATGGTCTGTCGTGTCCTTTCAGGGCGAAGCTTGGGGTGTTCTGTGCCGCGGGGGCAGCGTCTTAGGTGGTGGGGAGTCCAGCGCGGGTCCAGGCGGTCATGCCGCCGGCCATGGTGTCCGCTTTGTAGCCAACGCCGTTGAGGGCATCGGCGACGGCGGCGCTGCGGTTGCCGCTGCGGCAGACGGCGATCACGGGCACGGCCGGGTCAAGCTCGCCCAGGCGGGCCTGCAGTTGGCCCATGGGGATGTGCAGGGCGCCGGGGATCATGCCCTCTGCGACCTCGAAGTCCTCGCGGACGTCGAGGATCCGGGCGGTGGAGCGGCGCTGTTCGGCTTCGGTGATGGTGATTTCAGCCATGGTGGTTCTCCTTCGAAGTGGTTTGTGGCTGGAGTTGATGGTGGTGTTGCTAGCGGACGGGTTCGCCGGCCTGGCGCCAGGCGGCCATGCCGCCGCGTACCGAGTACGCGTCGTACCCCTTGGCGGCGAGGAGCCGGGCTGCCGAAGCGGAGCGGACGCCGGAGGCGCAGACGGCAACCACCGGGCGGGCTTTCTGGAGGCCGGCAGTGCTGGACTGCAGCCGGTCCAGGGGAATGTGCTTGGCCTGCGGCGCCCGCCCGGTCCGCCATTCCTGGGCGGACCTGACATCGATCAGCGTCGCGCCGGAGCCCAGGAGTTCCTTGGCTTGCGCTACGGAGATCGTCTTGTAGGGCTTGCTGA harbors:
- a CDS encoding MBL fold metallo-hydrolase, yielding MLIERIYDEDLAQASYLIGCQANGTAVVVDGRRDIAVYQDLAEKNGMKIIAVTETHIHADYLSGTRELAAATGAKIYVSGEGGPDWQYEFDGERLYDGDTITIGNISIKALHTPGHTPEHLSFLVTDGAFSDQPGYLLSGDFVFSGDLGRPDLLDEAAGGIDTRFEGAKQLFASLRDKFLTLPDYVQVHPAHGAGSACGKALGAIPSSTVGYERLYAWWGPYLAANDEQGFIDELLDGQPDAHAYFGRMKRENRVGPAVMGERTPLPELSTGIVAAGLAEDTLTFIDTRSNAEVHEGTVARSLNVPAGKSVASYGAWVVNPETDKNPLVLLAKDQEQAQDMWDHLVRVGIDNVAGYLTSIEGLPTFTPKLIQPEELDGFDAAMVLDVRNKTEHKAGHIPGSHQLSGGRLMWHLDEVPAGGTIVTYCQSGVRNSVAASGLRRAGYDVVELDGSYAAWNSWRNSVPAA
- a CDS encoding rhodanese-like domain-containing protein, with product MGLIDSLKKAFSKPYKTISVAQAKELLGSGATLIDVRSAQEWRTGRAPQAKHIPLDRLQSSTAGLQKARPVVAVCASGVRSASAARLLAAKGYDAYSVRGGMAAWRQAGEPVR
- a CDS encoding MFS transporter, whose amino-acid sequence is MQGRTLPRHEAGQTGAVLGLRQNLAQFMLLVAVNVLVGGTLGQERTVLPLLASQEFHLDQYTSALTYILAFGLSKAAMNYFAGTLSDRYGRKPVLVAGWLAAVPVPLMLIFGPSWGWIVAANVLLGISQGLTWSTAVIMKMDLVGPKQRGLAMGFNEAAGYLGVAVTALATGYLATAFGLRPAPFLLGAAYIALGLGLTVLAVKETRHHARTEANQHVSAHVNAHASLTTGQVFALTSFKDRSLSAASQAGLVNNLNDGLAWGLFPVLFAGAGLSLSQIGILAAAYPAAWGAAQLVTGAASDRWGRKWFITAGMLVQAVALGIIASAHGFGPWLAAAVVLGLGTALVYPTLLAAIGDVAHPAWRARSVGIYRLWRDGGFAVGALLSGVLADLYGIPVAIAAVAVLTAVSGVVVAVRMRGNDHVAG
- a CDS encoding thioredoxin family protein — its product is MATIDITQQSFAQALEDNGIVFVDFWAAWCGPCRMFAPTYGAAAERHPDITFTKVDTEAEQALAAAANITSIPTLMAFKDKTLVFSQPGALNATGLEEVILAVKNLDMDQLRAEAAHQHA
- a CDS encoding rhodanese-like domain-containing protein, translated to MAEITITEAEQRRSTARILDVREDFEVAEGMIPGALHIPMGQLQARLGELDPAVPVIAVCRSGNRSAAVADALNGVGYKADTMAGGMTAWTRAGLPTT